In Bombus huntii isolate Logan2020A chromosome 11, iyBomHunt1.1, whole genome shotgun sequence, the sequence TACCGGATTGAAAACAACGGAGCTTCTAAGATTAGGACGTCGAGTTCGTCGACGCCTGAACGCCCGAAATGGTGAGTAACCGAGACACTCATATTATTTCCATCCAATTTAGATTGCAATATTATCAAACGATCCGCGATAACAATGCGAAACGTGAGTTCGCTTAATCAATCGCTAAATCCTTCCGCACGTGATATTGTTTGTATCATATGATCGTCACGTTCGCATGCAGTACGAATGCGACGTGGTTGAACTTAAACTGAAATATGAGCGAAAATAAACCGCTCAAAATAGTCGGAGAAATGTTTTCATCAGTTGTTTGATCATTCTGTAAAATGTTGAAACCTTATGATTAGGTGATTTTAACATTTTAGTATGATGTATATACaagtttaaattttatagaagatCAAATTATAAGTACTTTGGCTATTatctatttaattaattatgtttGTTCTTATGTTTGttctaaaaaaattaaacaatagTTTGGaggaaggaagagagagagagagagagagatatttaaatatatcttgGAACTGTGAATGTTTTGTTAGCAGTtgtgaatttttcaaaaacgaAACTGATTAACTCCacattttatgaatttcttatttagatgtacgattaatattcaattctCAAAGAATAAACAACTTTTGTAAATTCATTTAGCATAAAGAAGTAACGTAAACAATTGATTGATTAATACAGTTTCGGAATGGCAAGTGTATCACGATTGACTTTTTCGAAAGATGAggatgaattttaaaaatacatacatatatgaaaTCAAGTTAAATTACGTAATGTACGTGCACGTAACGGCACTTGACTATAGTCCAGAAATGTGACTAGAAatctaaagaaaatataatcatATTGCTTAAAGCAAAGAATGATTTAGCAAGTTATCCTTTTTGCTCAAAGATATTTTGtaacttaaaaattataaattttatataaaatttttaaacctATTCGATCATTATTATcgtcatttattttttattattactgaTAAAATTACTAACATCGCTAGTTGAAATAATTCTGTAATTTAATATGCTATATGTGTCTAATGTGACAAATCTCGAATATCGaagtttataaattaatttaaatgtcATTAGTTTAAATCATTTCAGTAGTTACTCAATAAATATAGGATGATATTGCTATACCTAATGTTAATATTCGATGTTTTGCATTACCTAATGTTAATATTCGATTCATAATTCCATCAGTTAACATATTTTGAgattaatttactttttaatGTATAATGTATGCTGATGCAAAATGGAACATGACTTGtaccattttatttacacTGAAATGCATCTCATTGAAAGTAATTTGTGTGGCATTTATGTAATACGTTGCTCGTTTATCAAAATGTAAGAGAGATTTATAGGAAACATTTAGCTGTCCTAAATCGCAATAGAAGGACAAATTATagcattttgtaatttttctgtGAAAGATGAATGGAAATATCCAACAATTTACCAGTGAAACCACATTTTAGAAGCATTTCAAGAAGTTTATTACCCACGTTACGTTCGTCGCATATGAGTAATGAACGTAAATGTATTGCGTACACAGGACCTTATCTCGTTCATGATTACATAGAAAAAAAACTACTGAAATCATCTATGTACTGAGAAAGATGGGGCGAGAAACGAGAATCAGAAGCGTACCGATTTGCTTGTAAATATCGCGATCGAACGGTATTAATCTTTGTATTGTGCAAATTAGAAACTCCGACTTCAGATGCGACACTTTTCAATTCGTAGTTTTAATTATTAGATATGGATCTATCGTAGTTTTCTTTGAATAAAAAAGGCAGCCTTTTTGATCAaacaaaaatttccattttgaACCTTAATATTCTAATTGATTTTGTAATATAAGCgtgtaaacgaaaattatgAACGTAAATTGTAACGTATTTTCACAACATTGCGTTTTACTACTGAAAGATTTTGTTCTGTGCAGTGAGTGATCATCTTCTTGCCGACGgcgaggaaaaggaaaaaaagatcGCATTGAATATCGACACAAAAATGTTGAAGATTGGATTCATAGGAGGCGGTAAGATGGCTCAGGCTTTGGCCAAAGGTTTCATTCGAGCTGGTAAGGAAACTATTTATATAAGTTGTTgtatatagaataatttatatgttaCATAATAGTAtccaaatattaaaatgacctcagatataatctaatataatcatttatgtaaattttagGGTTGAGCAAAGGTGAAATGATGCTGGCCAGTTGTCTCCCCAATGACGTGGGCAGTATAGATGCGTTTAAggtgaaaataataattttttatcgtaGCAGTTTATTATCATTGCATTCTAAGATATATAGATAATGATGATAAAAGATAATTATCTGATTATTAGCTTTATCAGTTTGATGGAAAAaacatcaaatattttttatttgctcgataaatagataaaggaAACGTAAATCTGTTTGCGAATTACCTACACGCAATAACGTAATAATCTTTTTTAGAGTATGTTGTTGTcaagtttattaaaattttatcgacGATTAGCATTTAGAACTTGATTAGTAATTATGATTAGATGAAGTAAGATATTCAGTTGATGTTACCAGTTTCGATTACAATATTGGTGATATTACAATTTGCAGTTGAAAGATAGTCTATCTTAATATTCAGTAGCTTATTTATTAAGTTATGTTTGTTTGATAATGTATAAGTGAAGAAGTGTAAAATTTATGTCACAAAATTTTGAGCTCCAACGCTAATTGTCTATAGACGTCCGATTCATTGTTATCTCTCCATAATCATCGCGTGTAGGAAAATTTCCAATATTGTACTGTTTTATCTTTGCTTTGCgataatgttataaattatattatgaCCATACAGTTTAGTTTATCTCTAATCTTTCGCATTTATCGATGTGTTGGTATTAAATATCATCAGTTATTTAAAGCATTTTGATATGCATTCTACATTATTAATAGCTTAATTAATTTGCGATTCCAGGAAATTGGATCAAATACTGTATTTTCAAATGCACCTGTTGTTGATTATGGGGACGTTTTGATTTTATCAGTAAAACCACAAGTTGTTCCGATGGTCCTTCcggatttaaaaaattacagaaaacTTTTACTTTCTATTGCTATGGGTATTCCATTAGCGTCGTTAGAAAAGGTAAAGTTTAATCTTTCTCATTGCCAaacttttaataatattaataagttgaataaaaatcaatttttatttttttcattcttttagTTTGATCTTgctcattttattatttaaaaatttttaatttgcaactttaattttaatgttagGCTGTGCCAAACGGAACACCGGTAATAAGAGTAATGCCCAATACACCAGCCATTGTAGGTTGCGGTGCTACGGTATACGCTCGTGGAAAACATGCCGGCGATAAAGAAGCCGAAATagcagaaaaattattttcctctGTGGGTTTATGCGAAGAAGTACctgaaaatttaattgatCCCGTTACAGCTTTAGCGGGTTCGGGACCTGCTTATGTATGTAACAAAAACTTGATATATTTCCaaacatttatattaatgTTTATAATAGAAGAcgaatacagaaatatattttttataaatgtagGTATATATGATGATAGAAGCTTTGGCCGATGGAGGCGTAAAAATGGGTCTTATGAGACCAATCGCGTATAAGCTAGCTGCACAAACAGTTCTTGGTGCTGGTATTATGGTTCGAGATACCAAAATACATCCAGGACAACTTAAAGATGATGTAGCGTCACCAGCAGGTTTGGAAAAATCATGCATATGCTTAATATTATGTAATGTATTTTCTAATAGGCTTTGTGCATTTCTTATTTActaattatttgtttgtattttaattagGATCTACTATAACTGGAATACATTATTTAGAACAACATGGATTGAGATCAGCTGTAATTGGAGCAGTTGAAGCAGCAACGAAGAGATGTAAAGAAGTTAGTTCACTTTCAGAGAAAAATTAGATTGATTGAACGGTAAAGAAATAGATGTAGTTGATGAAGAAACTAAGAAACAAGGAAAGTATTCTAGTAATCCTTAATGTCATAGAAAAGAAAGTAAATCATAGTAATGACATTTTGCATCTAGTAAGTACATTTTCATTTGTGGTTTCATCATCATCgcgttttataagaaatatgtaacataatttttaaaaaatactttgtatattttgtacataattcttttaaattggtaaatgttaaaattattGTTGTATATTTAAAGCCAAGTGCTTGAAAGTAATAGATCTGTTATTTTTTCATAGTAGCATATTTTGTAATTGAAgtgtataaaaatgtatataaatatgtcttgtatttaataacatttttacgCTTATCCTTTTAGCATAAATGAAATAAGAATGCAAACCTGCTTGAACGAAATTTCGTAGTGACAtgtattatgaatactacagaAAGTatgatacaaaatataatttttgatattataatacaaattataacattatatcatattatataatattttaaaaataacatattaaatattattgtaaatattgagATGCCAgaataaacataaaaattttaaacagtttttaatattctttaatatatttatataagatATGTCATTCTTTgtactaataatattaaaagggcacggtactaatcctaaaatataaaatatttatgaatatttaaaaataatctcAAAATTTGATTCTGTACGTATAAgtatagaaattaattacttATTCTAATTCTAATTTAGTGGTTAATAATATTTGGTAGTCAAACGTTCACTTTAAACTTCACTTGTTTAAAAccaagattaaattctgaCTTAAACATTTCTCTATAATAGCTTTTTTAACTATGTCGCTTTCTGGAATACTATCTCTTTTACACTTTAGTACATAAAGTTTATGCATAGCAGCTATACTTAGCTTAGAATCTAGATACTTCTTTCCTGTATAATCCATCGTACCTGTTGATTTTTCTGTTcacatttttttgtttttgattTAAATTGTCCTCTTTGGTCTGGTTCCATAACTCCACTAGGCAtccgttatattatataagtatatttCGACTCTGTTGTTGTTACTTCAactttgttattgttattaactATAACTTCTGCTATAACTCCGAGCAGCTTCGTTTATTTTGTCAGCGCAACACATGCAGCATTTTCAAGAAGGTCCCATGGTTTTTGCTGGTACTATTTTCCCTGTGAATTACAGGCTTTTGatatgaatttcatttttctttatgCTTAAAGCCTCTCTAGAATTGAGTTGGTTTACCTCCAACTCCAATATATTCTTTGCTTCTTAGTCTagcattttttttatattcattttccATGGCTCAGGATGTTTTGTACGTTTTAAAGTTTTTCTTATATTCTTTTACAGTTCTCGATTGTTTCACCTCTTTAGACAGTACATACTGCTCTATATCTAATTCTGTTTGTCGTAATGAGTTGAATAATTCAACGTTTAGTGGTAGATCTAATAGGGTAACAGAAGTAGGAGTTCATAAAGTCATTGCATAAGAAAATGATATGCACAATAAATATTGCTATTTATTACTACTGAATGAGTTATTCATTGAAGGTATTGCATCATGTTGATAAACACGTATTGGAACTAAACCCATAATAGATGTATCCTTTCACTactgaatattttttttctttatttaatatttcacattcacaatttgtccaatttggacatttggtagaattttttggctgtttgattatcatgagAGTGGCTAcacccagcggggtaccatcttcgtgtttgttaggttatatcctttatgagatctgttgggtgtttcctttttagcCTTTTTTCTATGCTTGATGTGTTgatcgtttccgctgccagccggttcgGGTGCGTTactattctttctctgtaccttcttgcacatctgctaatctcctccttgaccgttggtattcccaggtctttccgaatgtcctcgtttctaacgtaccatggggcgtttactattgttctaagaattttagcttgcattgtctctattttgcttatacggctcattgctgctgttccccatagtggtattccgtacgtccagattggttttatgatcgttttgtatatttttaattcattttctatacctagtttggattttcgacttgttagccaatgcatttgtctccttgctgtctgtattttgtctattattgaTTTGATATGCTGTTTTCATGTGAGTTGTGTATCTAtgtggagtcctaggtatttgatttgccttgtttgtattatataCGTGCCGTTCAGAAAGATGTTTGGTGGTATCTctttcgcagtgtgaatgtaatatGGCTGCATTTATTGGGGTTtgctttaatttatttaacttgtagctacttttctatttttgtgatatgttcttgtagtaatgtgACTGCTGTTACAGGGTTAATGTGCTTGACTAGTACAACTGTGTCgtccgcgaatgtcagtagtttgctattggtagttgttggtatgttggccgtgtatagTGTGTATAGTACTGGTCTTAagacgcttccttgcggaaccCCTGCCTTGATGTCTTTGACTTCGGAGTATGTGTCCctgatttttattacgaaggtTTTGCTGCTTAActaagattttattaattggtatatttgcTTCGGGAATTGTTTCCTGATTGTTTGTAGTAAGCTttcgtggtttattttgtcaaatgctttctctatgtccataaagagggctgtacagtattgtttgttttctagTGCTAGTATTATTTCGTTGACGAGCCTGTGCATTTGCTCTATAGttgagtgtttgtttctgaatccgaattggtgatccggtattaatttttccttctctattattggttttatgcggttgtatattattttctctagtGTTTTAAAAAACACAGGAAGTAGTGATATTGGTCTGTATGATGTAGTTTGATGTGGGTCTTTGCTTGGTTTAGGTAACATTATGATCTGTGCCAGTTTCCATAGTTTAGGAAAGTATTGAATTCTTAATAttgcattgaatattattgtagttagtcttatcgcttttggcagaaggtttttcaagattttaccattgattaggtcgattcctagtgctttattattttttgttttttcgattatgtttctaatttcttgtgctgttgttTTAGGTATGATGTAGTGTTTGTCAATTGATGTACTAGTGGTTAGCGTATCCTCGTCCGTATGGCATTTGgggttgctgttgttgatattATGTGGTGTAAATGTGTTGTAAAGGTGGTTGGcaaattcttcagcttgctcttcgttacttcttgcccatgtgttgtctGCTTTTCTGATTGCTGGGACTAGTTTTATTGGCTTTTTTttgtggctttccatagggagtagttggAGTTCTCGTGTGCAGATAATGACTATGAACTTTGTGATCTCGTTGTTGttgtgttcttttattttgttttttatttcctttgcaagtttgtttaggtgttttttgttttcttttgttctatatttttgccattttgctttcgcttttcttttttctctaattttttcaagtatgtctggtggaattatttttgtttgtctgttggttggTTCAGGCATAGTGGTTACCCATGCTGCTTCTTGGGTAGTTTCTGACAGTGCTGTTACTGCCTGTTCGATGTGTTCGGATGTTTTCACTGAGATGTTGCAGTTGGTTTAGctctcgattatttctttaaaagttTACCATATGGTGGTTTTGATGCATAGTGCCTCTGGATTGCTATAGAGTATTGatttgtttctgtatgtaattattatgggtGTATGATCGGAGCTAAGCTCGAGGTTGGGTGCTATATTTACTTAAGTTGCGTTTAGTGCCTTTGTAACTGTAAAATCAAGTAggtcaggtattttgctcaagtctgtcggccagtatgtcggtcttcctgtggataatatattgaggttattGTTTCTAATGTAGCTTTCCAGGGTTCTACCTCGAGGTGTAgtgattcttgatccccatagtgTGTGCTTTGAGTTGTAGTTTCCGCCCAGATCGGAGCTCCGTAGAGGAGCCTCGATCGCACCACGCCGGCGTACAGCCACTCCGACGTCGGGCCCGCCCAGCCGAGGCAGCAAAAAACGTCCTAAGGCGTTCGCCGTCGCCTCGACAGACGGTGTCAGGCGCTCGAAGTGAGCGCCGAAGGTCCAGTGGCTGTCGAGGGTCAGGCGCAGATATTTCATGCTGGTTCCGACCCCGATCTCAGCTCCCTCCAACCTCAAGCGATAACCCGCTGGAGGCGTCCCGTGATCGGCCTTGCGGCAAAACCACATTGCCTCGGACTTCTCAGGGGACACCTTCAGTCCCAATCCCTTGATCTCGGTGACCACGCAGGCCACCGCCAGCTCCGCCAGGCGAACGGTTCTACCCCATGCCGTACCCTAGACCAGCACCAACGTGTCGTCGGCGTAGAACGCCAGTGCCGAGTTCGGAGTCATCGGCGTTCGAAGCACCGCGTCGTACGCGATGTTCCACAACAACGGACCCAACACCGAACCCTGCGGGACCTCGCGGTGTACAGCCCTCCCAGTCACCCCTCCGCCCCGAACggtgtaccacaccggactaCACCCCGCAGGTACGCGGGTACCCGATGAAATTCGAGGGCCCGGCATATCCTGTCCCAAGGGATGCTGTTGAAGGCGTTGAGCACGTCCAGCGACACGGCCAACGCTACGTAACCTCGCTGCTGGGCCCCCTCGTCAAGGGAGCGGACACGGGCGACAGCGTCGGTTGTAGACCGCCCTCTCCGAAAGCCGAACTGGCCGTCGTACAGTACGGGAACACTCTGGGACAAATGCAACTTCAGGCCGGCAGCCACCACTCTTTCCAGCAGCTTGCCAGCCTCGTCTTAAAGGCATACCGGCCGGAAGGCGGAAGGCGAGTCCGGACAGCGCCCTGGCTTGGGCAGCAGGATCATCCGCCCCTCCTTCCACGAAGCGGGGAATTCACCCCGAGACAGGCATCCGTCGAACAGACGCCTTAGTTTTGGGGCCAAGACCCCGGCGACGTCCTTCCACAGGCGGGCCGGGTCTCCGTCGGGACCTGGAGCTTTCCGCGCTCCGATCCTCCCGACGGCCCCGGCCAGTTCTTCCTCGGTGACTCTCGATTCCGGGCTCCAACTTCCCGCGGTGACACGTGGTTCTTCTTCCCGCGGTTGAGGCTCCTGCTCCTCCTCTTCGGTAAAGCTGCCATCACCCTCGTTCGCTGCTCCCAGGAACAGGGTGCCGACGACCTCCTCCAGGAACCGAGGGTCCATGCTCTCCGTTAAGGGAGGCGCCCATGGACGGAGTTTGTTCAATACCATCTTATAAGGGCGCCCCCAGGGATCGGAGTCGAGGCTGGCCAGTAGCTTGTTCCAGGCCCGCCTCTTCGTCTCCTTGATGGCTCGTTGCAAGGGCCTCCGCGCATTGCGGTAGGCCTCGTACAGACGAGCCACTGTGGCCGCCTACGGTGGAATCTGGTATACCGGCGCCGATCGCAGATGCACGCCTCGCGGAAACAAGCGATCTCCTCGGACCACCAATACACCGCGCCGGCGAGGCACGGGGCTCCGGACCGCGGCATACACGAATCGCAGATCGCGTGCATGTCGCGCCTCAGCCGGGTCGTTCCCGCTTCCGCGTCCTCGTGGGTCGGGGATCCTTCCAACCAAGTGACGGCTATAGCGGTCGCCGCCATGAGGTCCTCGTCGCGGCGGGGTCACCGCCCACCGCAGGAATCTTCTTCTCCTTCCCGGTGGGCCGATGGTCCCGCGCACTCAACGTACCGTCACCCATCGCGCCGCCAACCGCCACCTCCATCAAGATGTAAACCGGACACACGGCGGGATGCGACAGGGTTTGCGCATGTGAGGTCCACTATGGACTCGCCCCGCCACGCCACGCATGTGCTTGACGACCCCCGGTTCATAAGCCGGAGGTCGAGTGCGGCCACCCAGTCCTGCACATCGCGCCCCCTTCCGTTGGTCCTGCGGGAGCCCCATACCGTTGAGTGAGCGTTGAAGTCCCCGAGGACCAGTGACGAGCAGGCGCCCAAACGTCTCGCTCCAGCCGCGAGTCTGTTCAGGAAGGAGGCGTATTCGGTCCGGTCTATGTTGGGCCACACGTAGACGGCCACCACAGCCAAGTCGCCCCATTTCACGGCCACGAAGCCCCATTCCCGCTCGATCACCGAGCAGGAGGGGCTTCCCGCGATCCCGGTCCAGAATATGGCGACCGAACCGATCAGATCCCCAGCGCCGCTGTCACGGAAATGCTGTACGGCTCGGCCAACGCTGCCAGGTCGATCCGCCGCTCCGCCAGACTCTGGAACATTAAGTTCTGAGCCCAGCGGGCGCGGTTAAGATTGCACTGCAGGAGCAGTTGTCCTCCTCCCCTTCTTCCGCTCACGTCGGGGAAGGCTCCGTCTCCATAGCCTTCTCCGGGCCGTTCCCCTCGTTGTCGGTGTGTCCGACTTCTCTGTCCTCTCTTCTGGCCTTCGTGGAGCCAGTTGACGGCGGCATCTTTCCTTCCTCGTCGCCGCGTCCCCGTCGTCGGTGACGGAGAGCTTGACTTCCCTCTTCATCACCGACATCGTATCCCTGTACGTGAAGCCCGAGCCGTCCCTCACGATGAGCGATACCATGGCACACCGTGGGGGTCGGGGAAGGCCCGGCACTTTCTCGCCGCGCAGATCTCGCCCACTAGCGTTACGTCTCTTTCCTGCCCAGATAGCTCCGGATCTATCGCCGCTGACCATTCCTCGCATGGATTCTCTTCCCGTGCGGAGGTGCACCGAAGGCCGAGCGGCCACCTCCGCGAAAGTCCCTGCCCTTGTTCCGCCACTGTCGGTCGCCGTCCTGGGCGCCAAGGCCCCTGTTCGCAACGTCGACGACGAAAAAGACGACGATACCCGTCCCTTGGTTCTTGTGTCCTCGGTCGGCGCATGGACCGTTGGAAGAGGTTGCGCCGTGGGCTTCCTGTTCTTTCGCCTCGCTTCTTCCTCCGCCTAAGACGGTAGTAAATCCTGCCTCGTCGGCCGACGACTCCACGGTCAACCGCGAGGTGTCTCTCGCCGACCGCAATTGTGCTTGTACGGTTCTTGTGGCGACGCCAGCGTCCGTAGCCGGGGGGATCGCTCCCCCTGACATTATTTCTCGCCGACACTCCTCCAACTTGCGGAGGAACAGTGGATCTCGAGGTCCTGGACCACCGAATCTATCCGTTTTCTTTGTTTGTTTCTTATTACTCCCCGATCCCTCGGGACAGCGGAAACGGCGCGACGCTGACCAGGGGTGTGGGGGAGGTGGGAGAGGGGGACCCATAATCGTTCCCGTTGGGGCCCCGGGAGCATTTTCTTTCGTCCCCCTCGTAGAGGTGATCGCCACCTCTTGTCTTTCACCGTCGTTGTTGTCGTCTTTGGCTGCCCTTTCCGTGCATTCCTTGGTCAGCCGTTCCACTGTCTCTTGGTGACAACTGACTTCTCTCTCCAGAAAGCGTACTCTCCTTCGCAGGTATGCGTCGTCCTCCTCTTCCTGATCGTGGGTCTGTTCCGCGTCCTTCACGGTTACTTGCTTGTCGACCGGTCCGATCCTCGTTTCGTCGCTCCGCGTGTCGTCGCCGCCGTCGGCAGcctcggtgtcggtgtcggtgtcggtgtcggtatCCGCCCCGCGCCTCGCGCccctcttcttccttttatcGGGAGCCGGCAGTAGCGTGGAGTCCGGATCCTCCGCGGACGCATCCACCCGCCGTGTGCGGCGTCCCGCGCCACCGCCGCGACCGTTGGTGGCGGGGGCGGTGCTTTCCGCGGACCCGGTAATCCCGCGGTACGACCGCTTGCCGAGCGTGCCCGCGGCGGTCGAATAGGAAAAGCACGACGACATTTCGTCGTCGGATTTCACCCCCCCCCCTCCGCCACCGCGTCGCCGCCGCATTCCGCCCCATGAAAATCCCAGGCCAACGGTCATAACGTTGGGCTCCTCCGACCATCTCCGAGACCTCCAGTTCGCGTGTCCCCTTCGCCAGATGCATGAGGGTGTCCGAGGGCCTGGCGGCCCACCCCCAGACGGCCACGGTTGCTCGATGACGACGCAGCGGGGCCCGCTTTGCAACCCGCGGCTGCTCCGGTACTggggtatccctcccctgcaccgtaAACGATTCTTTGATTCGTTTTTCTATCCATTGTAATTCTGAGAAATCGCCTAGATTGTCAACAAGGGTTTTCATCCTGGTGCCATTCACTCTTTCGCACCCTGCCCCGGTCAAGGCTGGTGTAGGGTACCGGGGAGCCCCACaagaaggtgaggtgagtggtcttggCAGATACGGGCCCACCAACTTCTCCGAGgttctccgcaccggatcggcAAACTGGCGGGGGCCAAAGGCGCCGACCAGTCACCATCCGGCTATAGGAAAATATCAGATTCATCAGGGTTTCCCAGGGCGTGGTCCTACGCCCTGAGAACCCATAGCGGACTCGTGCTCCCCAGGGCGTGGTCTAACGCCCTGAGAACCCGTAGccgcctcgtgctccccaCGCAGCTCGTCCTACTATCGAGCCAACCCGATCCAGCAATCAACAAAGAGTTGGGCGGCAGCTCCAATTAATTCTACCTTTGCAGAAATTTTGATCGgcaccctctcaacggggggaggatgttacgtcgggcgacactctacctagaccaggccacatactacgggaaagttagttttctcacgtatgatgttTCCCACTAGCAAATCTCTCTCCGGGGCGGTTAGCACCCTTCCTCACCAACCAACCTAGAAAATGAACCAATTGACAGCGAAGtctttccctcactctcccaATGAAATCTTGCCCTTAACAAATTAGCTCTTTCTTGCAGATCCATCCACgactagctttcctccgataCAGCATCATCACTTTACCTCACTTATTCTTCAtcgttagaatagtcaacatgtCATTAACGAGTTTCTCTCCTTAAAACAATCACTTACTTAACTTGTACATACGCATCAGCGTAATTATCTTCtttacaaagttgttggaataaacattaatttatacctGTTAATTcagtatatataattttgttcgttcaattaggataattaatatacaaatattagtTACAAAGGATCTTTTCAAATGCAAACAGGATATTGCGTAGTGTAGAAATTTGATAATCATTTATCAGTTGATGAACAATAATTGTTAGTCGCATTTCAGTTTCTCACGATGTTTCATGCTGGTATATAAGTCACGGAAGAGACAGGATCTATATTAAACACTGTACACAACTACAAACAGG encodes:
- the LOC126871377 gene encoding pyrroline-5-carboxylate reductase 3-like; translation: MTTGLKTTELLRLGRRVRRRLNARNVSDHLLADGEEKEKKIALNIDTKMLKIGFIGGGKMAQALAKGFIRAGLSKGEMMLASCLPNDVGSIDAFKEIGSNTVFSNAPVVDYGDVLILSVKPQVVPMVLPDLKNYRKLLLSIAMGIPLASLEKAVPNGTPVIRVMPNTPAIVGCGATVYARGKHAGDKEAEIAEKLFSSVGLCEEVPENLIDPVTALAGSGPAYVYMMIEALADGGVKMGLMRPIAYKLAAQTVLGAGIMVRDTKIHPGQLKDDVASPAGSTITGIHYLEQHGLRSAVIGAVEAATKRCKEVSSLSEKN